The proteins below come from a single Synechococcus sp. WH 8101 genomic window:
- a CDS encoding Coq4 family protein yields MKLNLKERLQSLKMVAGLATFLKNPGSLDSVFAVAASFKDSPLGEQMVQHLLADNEFRSLVDEGWRPAPINLDQLQQLPEGSLGRVYADQLIRQGITPDTLIDPSPVTNAQEFVVHRLKETHDIVHVLTGFGIDGVSELGLQGFNLAQNRSPLAVMLIFGGLLSALQNNESLAPLLRALAHGFQMGLDADLVIARKLEDGWERPLQEWRRDLKLPSAPGEDSQQS; encoded by the coding sequence ATGAAGCTCAACCTGAAGGAGCGGCTGCAGAGCCTGAAGATGGTGGCTGGCCTCGCCACCTTCCTCAAGAATCCCGGCTCGCTCGACAGCGTCTTCGCTGTGGCAGCCAGCTTCAAGGACAGCCCGCTGGGCGAGCAGATGGTGCAGCACCTGCTGGCTGACAACGAGTTCCGATCGCTGGTGGACGAGGGCTGGCGACCGGCGCCGATCAATCTCGACCAGCTGCAACAGCTGCCTGAGGGCAGCCTGGGTCGGGTGTATGCGGATCAACTGATCCGCCAAGGGATCACTCCTGACACCTTGATCGATCCCTCTCCGGTGACCAACGCCCAGGAGTTTGTGGTGCATCGGCTTAAGGAAACCCACGACATCGTGCACGTGCTGACGGGGTTCGGAATCGACGGAGTCAGTGAGCTCGGGCTCCAGGGGTTCAACCTGGCTCAGAACCGGTCGCCCCTGGCGGTGATGCTGATTTTCGGTGGTCTGCTCAGCGCCCTGCAGAACAACGAATCGCTCGCCCCACTTCTGCGCGCCCTGGCGCATGGGTTCCAGATGGGCCTGGATGCGGATCTGGTGATCGCCCGCAAACTGGAAGACGGCTGGGAGCGTCCACTGCAGGAGTGGCGCCGGGACCTGAAGCTGCCCAGCGCCCCAGGCGAAGACTCACAGCAAAGCTGA
- the speA gene encoding biosynthetic arginine decarboxylase, with protein MVIAPSASAGQHQGWTPADSAELYGLERWGEPYFSINPRGHVSVQPRGDRGGSLDLIDLVAGLQDRNLGLPLLIRFDDILEDRLERLHGAFERAITRYGYAGRYQGVFPVKCNQQRHVVEELVSCGKRWHFGLEAGSKAELLIALSLIDDPEALLICNGYKDQRYIETAILARRLGRRPVVVIEQADEVQRIIAASEALGAAPLIGIRARLSSRSTGRWGSSVGEKAKFGLPVPEILATVEALREANLLEELRLLHFHVGSQINDIAVVKDALQEASRIYVELHALGAPMGYLDVGGGLGIDYDGSRTATAASTNYSLQNYANDVVATVQEGCAPHGVAVPTLVSESGRAIASHFSVLVFDVLGSGGLQQSAPPEAGEEPLIVRNLRDTLAGIHTLPADATADVSRLQEAWNDALKFKADALAAFRLGYLSLQDRSLAEQLTWACARALLDRLPEDGTLPEDLKELPAVLAETYYANLSIFRSAPDTWAIQQLFPVMPLHRLDEKPTRLGHFADLTCDSDGRLSRFISDGRSKPLLELHSLVADQPYLIGLFLGGAYQEVMGNLHNLFGSTDAVHIRLAPGGDYQVDHVVRGDTNADVLQAMEHVPDLLLERLRIASEQAISRGALRISDARLLMDHLESSLRQSTYLKN; from the coding sequence GTGGTGATCGCCCCCTCCGCCAGCGCAGGCCAGCACCAGGGCTGGACCCCAGCCGACAGTGCCGAGCTCTATGGCTTGGAGCGTTGGGGCGAGCCCTACTTCTCAATCAATCCACGCGGCCATGTGAGCGTGCAACCACGCGGTGATCGCGGCGGCAGCCTCGATCTGATCGACCTGGTGGCAGGTCTGCAGGACCGCAATCTGGGCCTGCCGCTGCTAATCCGCTTCGACGACATTCTCGAAGACCGGCTGGAACGGCTGCATGGCGCTTTCGAACGGGCGATCACCCGGTATGGCTACGCCGGGCGTTACCAGGGCGTCTTCCCGGTGAAATGCAACCAGCAGCGCCACGTGGTGGAAGAGCTGGTGAGCTGCGGTAAACGCTGGCATTTCGGACTGGAAGCCGGCAGCAAGGCCGAGCTGCTGATCGCCCTCTCCTTGATCGACGATCCGGAGGCCTTGCTGATCTGCAACGGCTACAAAGATCAGCGCTACATCGAAACGGCGATCCTGGCGCGCCGACTCGGACGCCGTCCAGTGGTGGTGATCGAGCAGGCCGACGAGGTGCAGCGCATCATCGCGGCCAGCGAGGCGCTGGGGGCGGCACCGCTGATCGGCATCCGGGCCCGGCTCTCCAGTCGCAGCACAGGCCGCTGGGGCAGCTCCGTGGGCGAAAAAGCGAAATTCGGCCTGCCGGTGCCAGAGATTCTCGCCACCGTCGAAGCCCTGCGGGAAGCCAACCTCCTGGAGGAACTGCGGCTGCTGCATTTCCACGTGGGCAGTCAGATCAATGACATCGCCGTGGTGAAAGACGCCCTGCAGGAGGCCTCCAGGATTTATGTGGAACTGCATGCCCTGGGCGCACCGATGGGCTACCTGGACGTGGGCGGTGGCCTGGGGATCGACTACGACGGCAGCCGTACGGCCACGGCGGCCTCCACCAACTACTCGCTGCAGAACTACGCCAATGACGTGGTGGCAACGGTGCAGGAAGGCTGCGCCCCCCACGGGGTGGCCGTGCCAACGCTGGTGAGCGAAAGCGGGCGGGCAATCGCGAGCCATTTCTCCGTACTCGTGTTCGATGTGCTCGGCAGTGGCGGCCTGCAGCAGAGCGCTCCCCCCGAGGCGGGTGAAGAACCGCTGATTGTGCGCAACCTGCGCGACACCCTGGCGGGCATCCACACCCTCCCCGCCGATGCAACCGCCGATGTCTCCCGGCTCCAGGAGGCCTGGAACGATGCACTCAAATTCAAAGCTGATGCCCTGGCTGCCTTCCGGCTCGGCTATCTGAGCCTGCAAGACCGCAGCCTGGCGGAACAACTCACCTGGGCCTGTGCCCGTGCCCTGTTGGATCGTTTACCGGAAGACGGCACTCTGCCTGAAGATCTCAAGGAACTGCCTGCTGTTTTGGCGGAGACCTACTACGCCAACCTGTCGATTTTTCGTTCCGCTCCCGACACCTGGGCGATCCAGCAGCTCTTCCCTGTGATGCCACTGCATCGCCTCGATGAGAAGCCAACACGCCTGGGGCATTTCGCCGATCTCACCTGCGATTCCGATGGACGGTTGAGCCGTTTCATCAGCGATGGCCGCAGCAAACCGCTGCTCGAGCTCCACTCCCTGGTGGCTGACCAGCCCTATCTGATCGGCCTGTTTCTCGGCGGCGCCTATCAGGAGGTGATGGGCAATCTGCACAATCTGTTCGGCAGCACCGATGCGGTACACATCCGCCTTGCACCCGGCGGCGACTACCAGGTGGACCATGTGGTGCGGGGCGACACCAACGCGGATGTGCTTCAGGCGATGGAGCATGTGCCGGATCTGTTGCTCGAACGGCTGCGCATCGCCAGCGAACAGGCGATCAGCCGCGGCGCTCTCCGCATCAGCGACGCCCGCCTGCTGATGGACCATCTGGAAAGCAGCCTGCGCCAGAGCACTTACCTGAAGAACTGA
- a CDS encoding type II toxin-antitoxin system Phd/YefM family antitoxin encodes MAIAPRQVSKSQFKAQALALFREIETSGEPLVITDHGRPALEVRPYRPLQNDAADPLDALRGSVTYFDQPFEPVSEGDWEALA; translated from the coding sequence ATGGCCATCGCACCCCGTCAGGTCTCCAAGTCGCAGTTCAAGGCCCAGGCTCTGGCCCTCTTCCGCGAGATCGAAACCAGCGGGGAACCGCTGGTGATCACGGATCACGGCCGACCGGCCCTGGAAGTTCGGCCCTATCGGCCCCTGCAGAACGATGCAGCCGATCCACTGGATGCACTGCGCGGGTCCGTCACCTACTTCGACCAACCGTTTGAACCCGTTTCTGAGGGTGACTGGGAGGCCCTGGCGTGA
- a CDS encoding Crp/Fnr family transcriptional regulator, translating into MSALTHETLAAITLFADLNGDDLDHLLDRHRQSDHQIDQVIVMEQDWGESLFLIRDGLAKVRTTTAEGDEAIMSLLGPGDVFGEMAALDGASRSADVVALTPLRLVKLRSAPFAALLRQQPDFALALARLEAGRLRDLNQRFALQSADATTRLLDALAYLARKSSGQDDVEAPIPPLAQKEIALLAGLARETASRTLSKLRSRGVVSEANGGLQLSDLEPLRKRGLLV; encoded by the coding sequence ATGTCTGCGCTCACCCATGAGACCCTCGCTGCGATCACCCTCTTTGCAGATCTCAACGGCGACGATCTCGATCATCTGCTCGATCGTCATCGCCAGAGCGATCACCAGATCGATCAGGTGATTGTGATGGAACAGGACTGGGGCGAGTCGCTGTTTCTGATTCGCGACGGTCTGGCCAAGGTGCGCACCACCACCGCCGAAGGTGATGAGGCGATCATGTCGCTCCTGGGCCCGGGGGATGTTTTCGGTGAGATGGCGGCTTTAGATGGCGCATCGCGTTCGGCGGATGTGGTGGCCCTGACTCCCCTGCGTCTGGTGAAGCTGCGCTCGGCTCCCTTCGCTGCGCTGTTGCGGCAGCAGCCCGACTTCGCTCTGGCCCTGGCCCGCCTCGAGGCGGGACGTCTGCGTGATCTGAATCAACGCTTCGCCCTGCAGAGCGCCGACGCCACAACACGCCTGCTCGATGCCCTCGCTTACCTGGCCCGGAAGAGTTCCGGCCAGGATGATGTGGAAGCGCCGATTCCGCCCCTGGCCCAGAAGGAGATCGCGCTTCTGGCTGGCCTGGCCAGGGAAACGGCCTCGCGCACCCTCAGCAAGTTACGCAGCAGGGGCGTGGTGAGCGAGGCGAACGGCGGCCTGCAACTCAGTGACCTGGAACCGCTGCGCAAGCGGGGTCTGCTGGTGTGA
- a CDS encoding FAD-binding oxidoreductase: MAGEPVVILGGGLIGLAVAHQLARRGRTVTVLSRRRSEAAGFVAAGMLAPHAEGLVGDQLTLGQRSLDRIPSWVAQIEADSGLSCGLRTSGIIVPFEEAAARDRYPTATCGQALNRQQLERELPGLGEAWTAGLLFEQDGQIDNRRQLMRALESACADRGVRFLEGVDVLALEQSGGGLQGARVRDAEGHDYTLACTEAVLCAGAWSARLLPELQIAPVKGQMLSLQAPRGALKRVIFGPGTYLVPREDGLVVVGATSEPEAGFSEGLTPQGQRTLQAGIASLLPQATHWPPMERWWGFRPCTPDEGPVLGASSIEGLWLACGHHRNGVLMAGLTAELLAGVITGQPLDNDTKTLLQAFRWDRFENSAKASTL, translated from the coding sequence ATGGCGGGCGAACCCGTTGTGATCCTCGGTGGCGGCCTGATCGGCCTGGCGGTGGCCCACCAGCTGGCCCGCCGCGGCCGCACCGTCACCGTGCTCAGTCGGCGCCGCAGTGAAGCAGCAGGCTTTGTGGCCGCCGGCATGCTCGCCCCCCACGCCGAAGGGCTCGTTGGCGATCAACTGACCTTGGGTCAACGCAGTCTGGACCGCATTCCCAGCTGGGTTGCCCAGATCGAAGCCGACAGTGGCCTCTCCTGCGGGCTCCGCACCAGCGGCATCATCGTGCCCTTCGAGGAGGCCGCCGCGCGAGACCGCTACCCCACCGCCACCTGCGGACAAGCGCTGAATCGGCAACAACTGGAGCGCGAACTGCCCGGCCTGGGCGAGGCCTGGACCGCCGGGCTGCTGTTTGAGCAGGATGGTCAGATCGACAACCGACGGCAGCTGATGCGGGCGCTGGAAAGTGCCTGTGCCGATCGGGGTGTGCGCTTCCTCGAGGGTGTGGATGTGCTGGCCCTCGAGCAGAGCGGCGGCGGCCTGCAGGGCGCACGGGTTCGCGATGCCGAAGGACACGACTACACGCTCGCCTGCACCGAAGCGGTGCTCTGCGCCGGCGCCTGGAGTGCTCGTTTGTTGCCGGAGCTGCAGATTGCGCCTGTGAAAGGACAGATGCTCTCGCTGCAGGCACCCCGTGGCGCCCTCAAGCGAGTGATCTTCGGCCCAGGCACCTACCTGGTGCCCCGCGAGGACGGGCTGGTGGTGGTCGGTGCCACATCGGAGCCGGAGGCCGGCTTCAGCGAAGGCCTCACCCCCCAGGGCCAGCGCACCCTGCAGGCGGGGATCGCCTCCCTGCTGCCGCAGGCGACGCACTGGCCACCGATGGAACGTTGGTGGGGCTTCCGTCCCTGCACCCCCGATGAGGGGCCGGTGCTAGGGGCGAGTTCGATCGAAGGGCTCTGGCTGGCCTGTGGCCATCACCGCAACGGCGTGCTGATGGCGGGCCTGACCGCAGAGCTGTTGGCCGGCGTCATCACCGGCCAACCACTGGATAACGACACCAAGACGCTGCTGCAGGCCTTTCGCTGGGATCGCTTTGAAAACTCAGCGAAGGCGTCAACGCTCTGA
- a CDS encoding type II toxin-antitoxin system VapC family toxin — protein sequence MILLDTHVLIWWANGEHERLSSAAIAAIEAEEQQRLVSAISCWEVAMLVERGRLGLSVDMERWLNLVVSVPRLQLLPLSPAVAVASTRLPGTFHADPADRFLVAQARHLNIALVTADSKIRTYPHVRSLW from the coding sequence GTGATCCTGCTCGACACGCACGTGTTGATCTGGTGGGCCAACGGTGAGCACGAAAGACTCTCCTCTGCAGCGATCGCGGCGATCGAAGCGGAAGAACAGCAACGCCTGGTGTCGGCCATCAGCTGCTGGGAAGTGGCCATGCTGGTGGAACGGGGGCGACTCGGTCTGAGCGTCGACATGGAACGCTGGCTCAACCTGGTGGTATCAGTACCCAGGCTGCAGCTGCTGCCCCTTAGCCCGGCAGTCGCGGTGGCCTCCACCCGACTCCCGGGAACCTTTCATGCCGACCCCGCTGATCGGTTCCTCGTGGCCCAGGCCCGCCATCTGAACATCGCCTTGGTGACGGCAGACTCCAAAATCAGGACTTACCCGCACGTCCGCAGTCTGTGGTGA
- the gatB gene encoding Asp-tRNA(Asn)/Glu-tRNA(Gln) amidotransferase subunit GatB: MAVNGAGTGEWEAVIGLETHVQLGTESKIFTGASTAFGDDPNTHIDPVVCGLPGTLPVLNQKVLEYAVKAAMALNLKIAEHSKFDRKQYFYPDLPKNYQISQYDEPIAEDGWIEVEVAEKGKETYLKTIGIERLHMEEDAGKLVHAGSDRLAGSTHSLVDYNRAGVALAEIVSKPDLRTGREAAEYASEIRRIMRYLGVSDGNMQEGSLRCDVNISVRRGPDAPFGTKVEIKNMNSFSAIQKACDYEIQRQIKAYESGETIVQETRLWDEGKQLTKSMRSKEGASDYRYFPDPDLGPIEVSADQREAWRAELPELPAAKRHRYAETLGLSQYDARVLTDERPMADYFEAVVAAGADAKLAANWITGDIAAYVNSNRINYASLPFRPEQLAEMVKLIDGGKISGKIAKEILPELLEKGGSPAQIVDERGLGMISDPAAIGAIVDELLAAHPEEVEAFRGGKNKLQGFFVGQLMKKTGGKADPKLANQILSQKLKGG, encoded by the coding sequence ATGGCTGTCAACGGGGCTGGAACGGGCGAGTGGGAAGCCGTGATCGGTCTGGAGACCCACGTGCAGCTGGGCACCGAGAGCAAGATCTTCACGGGTGCCTCCACGGCCTTCGGTGATGACCCCAACACTCACATCGACCCGGTGGTGTGCGGCTTGCCCGGCACCCTGCCGGTGCTGAATCAGAAGGTGCTCGAGTATGCGGTGAAGGCGGCGATGGCCCTCAACCTCAAGATCGCTGAGCACAGCAAATTCGACCGCAAGCAGTATTTCTATCCCGATCTGCCGAAGAACTACCAGATCTCCCAATACGACGAACCGATCGCCGAAGACGGTTGGATCGAGGTGGAGGTGGCGGAGAAGGGCAAAGAGACTTATCTGAAAACCATCGGCATTGAGCGTCTGCATATGGAGGAAGATGCCGGCAAGTTGGTGCACGCCGGCAGCGATCGCCTGGCGGGTTCCACCCATTCGCTGGTGGATTACAACCGCGCTGGTGTGGCCCTCGCGGAGATCGTGAGCAAGCCGGATCTGCGCACGGGTCGTGAAGCTGCTGAATACGCCTCGGAGATTCGCCGCATCATGCGTTATCTCGGCGTGAGCGACGGCAACATGCAGGAGGGATCCCTGCGTTGTGACGTGAACATCTCCGTGCGTCGCGGCCCTGACGCGCCCTTCGGCACGAAGGTGGAGATCAAGAACATGAACTCTTTTTCGGCGATTCAGAAGGCCTGCGACTACGAGATCCAGCGCCAGATCAAGGCCTACGAGAGCGGCGAAACGATCGTTCAGGAAACCCGCCTCTGGGATGAGGGCAAGCAGCTCACCAAGAGCATGCGTAGCAAGGAGGGAGCCAGCGACTACCGCTACTTCCCCGATCCCGATCTGGGACCGATCGAGGTGAGTGCAGACCAGCGTGAAGCCTGGCGTGCTGAATTGCCGGAGCTTCCCGCCGCCAAGCGTCATCGCTACGCAGAGACCCTGGGGCTGTCGCAGTACGACGCCCGCGTGCTCACCGACGAACGGCCGATGGCCGACTACTTCGAAGCAGTGGTGGCAGCCGGCGCTGATGCCAAGTTGGCGGCGAACTGGATCACGGGCGATATCGCCGCCTATGTGAACAGCAACCGCATCAACTACGCCTCGCTGCCCTTCCGCCCCGAACAGCTGGCGGAGATGGTGAAGCTGATCGATGGCGGCAAGATCAGTGGCAAGATCGCCAAGGAAATTCTTCCTGAGTTGCTCGAGAAGGGTGGCTCACCGGCCCAGATCGTCGATGAGCGCGGCCTGGGCATGATCAGTGATCCTGCAGCGATTGGTGCCATCGTTGATGAGCTCCTGGCTGCTCACCCTGAGGAGGTGGAAGCCTTCCGGGGCGGTAAGAACAAGCTGCAGGGCTTCTTTGTGGGTCAGCTGATGAAGAAGACCGGCGGCAAGGCCGATCCGAAGCTGGCCAATCAGATCCTTAGTCAGAAGCTGAAGGGGGGCTAA
- the alaS gene encoding alanine--tRNA ligase: MAVARSSRPQEPRPRSGEQIREAFLAFYEQRGHQRIASASLVPDDPTVLLTIAGMLPFKPVFLGQQQRPAPCATSSQKCIRTNDIENVGRTARHHTFFEMLGNFSFGDYFKEQAIQWAWELSTEVFGLSPNNLVVSVFREDDEAEAIWRDVVGVNPSRIIRMDEADNFWASGPTGPCGPCSEIYYDFKPEIGDDGIDLEDDSRFIEFYNLVFMQYNRDAEGNLTPLENRNIDTGMGLERMAQILQGVPNNYETDLIVPLIETAAGLAGVDYRGLDEKGKTSLKVIGDHSRAITQLICDGVTASNLGRGYILRRLLRRVVRHGRLLGIDKPFLTAMGEASIALMQSAYPQLVERKEVILAELQREEARFLETLERGEKLLADVLAAKPRQISGEQAFELYDTYGFPLELTEEIAEEHGLTVDLAGFEAAMEAQRQRAKAAAVSIDLTLQDAIDQVAADLEATAFRGYELLEHSSSVLALVVNGDPAERAVAGDAVQVVLDTTPFYGEGGGQVGDRGVLSGDGPDGHGLIVAIEAVSRNRSVFVHSGRIERGTLSVGDVVHGQVDRACRRRAQANHTATHLLQAALKQVVDPGIGQAGSLVDFDRLRFDFHCPRAVTAAELEQIEALINGWISEAHSLEVQEMAIETAKAAGAVAMFGEKYADVVRVVDVPGVSMELCGGTHVANTAEIGLFKIVSESGVAAGIRRIEAVAGPAVLAYLNERDAVVKQLGERFKAQPAEIVDRVVQLADELKASQKALAEAREELALAKSAALAGQAVAVGAHQLLVARLDGVEGGGLQSAAQGLADQLGDGAAVVLGGLPDPGDLGKVILVAAFGKAVIARGQQAGKFIGGIAKVCGGGGGGRPNLAQAGGRDGAALDQALDTAREQLGSALL; this comes from the coding sequence ATGGCTGTTGCACGATCGTCGCGTCCGCAGGAGCCACGTCCCCGCAGCGGTGAGCAGATTCGCGAGGCCTTTCTGGCCTTTTATGAGCAGCGCGGCCACCAGCGCATCGCCAGCGCCTCCTTGGTGCCGGACGACCCCACAGTGTTGCTCACCATCGCCGGCATGCTCCCCTTCAAGCCGGTGTTCCTGGGGCAGCAACAGCGTCCGGCGCCCTGTGCCACCAGTTCCCAGAAGTGCATCCGCACCAACGACATCGAAAACGTGGGCCGCACGGCGCGGCATCACACGTTTTTCGAGATGCTCGGCAACTTCTCCTTCGGCGACTACTTCAAGGAGCAGGCGATCCAGTGGGCCTGGGAGCTGAGCACCGAGGTGTTCGGCCTCTCGCCGAACAATCTCGTGGTGAGCGTGTTTCGCGAGGATGACGAAGCCGAGGCGATCTGGCGGGATGTGGTGGGGGTGAACCCCTCGCGGATCATCCGTATGGATGAGGCCGACAACTTCTGGGCCTCCGGTCCCACCGGCCCCTGCGGCCCCTGCTCGGAGATCTATTACGACTTCAAGCCCGAAATCGGCGACGACGGCATCGACCTCGAGGACGACTCGCGCTTCATCGAGTTCTACAACCTGGTGTTCATGCAGTACAACCGCGACGCCGAGGGCAACCTCACGCCGCTGGAGAACCGCAACATCGACACCGGCATGGGCCTGGAGCGGATGGCCCAGATCCTGCAGGGGGTGCCCAACAACTACGAAACCGACTTGATTGTGCCGCTGATCGAGACGGCGGCGGGGTTGGCAGGGGTTGATTACCGCGGGCTCGATGAGAAGGGCAAAACCTCGCTCAAGGTGATCGGCGACCACAGCCGCGCCATCACCCAGCTGATCTGCGATGGGGTCACCGCCAGCAACCTCGGCCGCGGCTACATCCTGCGCCGGTTGCTGCGCCGCGTGGTGCGCCACGGCCGCCTGCTCGGCATCGACAAGCCGTTCCTCACGGCGATGGGTGAAGCCTCGATCGCGCTGATGCAGAGCGCCTATCCGCAGCTGGTGGAGCGAAAGGAGGTGATCCTGGCGGAGCTGCAGCGCGAGGAGGCCCGCTTCCTTGAAACGCTGGAGCGGGGCGAGAAGCTTCTGGCCGATGTGCTGGCCGCCAAGCCCAGGCAGATCTCCGGCGAGCAGGCCTTTGAGCTCTACGACACCTATGGCTTCCCGCTGGAGCTCACCGAGGAGATCGCCGAGGAGCACGGCCTCACGGTGGATCTCGCCGGGTTTGAGGCGGCGATGGAGGCCCAGCGCCAGCGGGCCAAGGCTGCGGCGGTGAGCATCGATCTCACCCTGCAGGACGCCATCGATCAGGTGGCGGCTGATCTGGAGGCCACCGCCTTCCGTGGCTACGAGCTGCTCGAACACAGCAGTTCGGTGCTGGCCCTGGTGGTGAACGGTGATCCGGCTGAGCGGGCGGTCGCTGGCGATGCCGTGCAGGTGGTGCTCGACACCACGCCCTTCTATGGCGAAGGCGGTGGCCAGGTGGGTGATCGGGGCGTGCTCAGCGGCGACGGGCCGGATGGCCATGGGCTGATCGTGGCGATCGAGGCGGTAAGCCGGAACCGCAGCGTGTTTGTGCACAGCGGCCGCATCGAGCGGGGCACGCTGAGCGTGGGTGATGTGGTGCATGGCCAGGTGGACCGGGCCTGCCGCCGCCGCGCCCAGGCGAACCACACCGCCACGCACCTGCTGCAGGCGGCCCTGAAGCAGGTGGTGGACCCGGGCATCGGCCAGGCCGGTTCGCTGGTGGATTTTGATCGCCTGCGCTTCGACTTCCACTGCCCCCGCGCCGTCACCGCCGCCGAGCTCGAGCAGATCGAAGCGCTGATCAACGGCTGGATCAGCGAGGCCCACAGCCTCGAGGTTCAGGAGATGGCGATCGAGACAGCCAAGGCCGCCGGCGCCGTGGCGATGTTCGGCGAAAAATACGCGGATGTGGTGCGGGTGGTGGATGTGCCCGGCGTGTCGATGGAGCTCTGCGGCGGTACCCACGTGGCCAACACCGCTGAGATCGGTCTCTTCAAGATCGTGAGCGAGAGCGGCGTGGCTGCCGGCATCCGCCGCATCGAGGCCGTGGCCGGCCCGGCGGTGCTGGCGTATCTCAACGAGCGCGATGCGGTGGTGAAACAGCTGGGTGAGCGCTTCAAGGCCCAGCCCGCCGAGATCGTGGATCGTGTGGTGCAGTTGGCGGATGAGCTCAAGGCCAGCCAGAAGGCTTTGGCCGAGGCGCGGGAGGAGTTGGCGCTGGCCAAGTCAGCGGCGCTGGCGGGGCAGGCGGTGGCGGTGGGTGCGCACCAGCTGCTGGTGGCGCGCCTCGATGGTGTGGAGGGCGGCGGCCTGCAGAGCGCCGCGCAGGGCCTGGCGGATCAGCTCGGCGACGGCGCGGCGGTGGTGCTGGGCGGTCTTCCCGATCCCGGCGATTTGGGCAAGGTGATCCTGGTGGCGGCCTTCGGCAAGGCTGTGATCGCCAGGGGGCAGCAGGCCGGCAAGTTCATTGGTGGAATCGCCAAGGTCTGCGGCGGTGGCGGTGGCGGCCGCCCCAACCTGGCCCAGGCCGGAGGGCGCGATGGTGCCGCGCTGGATCAGGCACTGGACACAGCGCGTGAGCAGCTTGGTTCAGCTTTGCTGTGA
- a CDS encoding DUF3307 domain-containing protein, producing MNALNLLILLVGAHFVCDFVLQSDRMAQEKLPGADATLNWRWWLVAHAATHGLAVALITEVPLLGLAETLLHAIIDWLKGRLRFSLGLDQALHLLCKLIWVGLIVRF from the coding sequence ATCAACGCTCTCAATCTGCTGATCCTCCTGGTGGGCGCTCATTTCGTGTGCGACTTCGTTCTCCAGAGCGATCGGATGGCGCAGGAGAAGCTGCCGGGGGCAGATGCCACGCTCAATTGGCGCTGGTGGTTGGTGGCCCATGCCGCCACCCATGGTTTGGCCGTGGCGTTGATCACCGAGGTGCCGCTGCTGGGTCTGGCTGAAACGCTGCTGCACGCGATCATTGACTGGCTGAAGGGCCGTCTGCGCTTTTCGCTTGGCCTCGATCAGGCATTGCATTTGCTTTGCAAACTGATCTGGGTGGGTCTGATCGTTCGTTTCTGA
- the ndk gene encoding nucleoside-diphosphate kinase translates to MAERTFIAIKPDGVQRGLVGEILGRFERKGFKLVGLKQLTPSRELAEQHYGVHKERPFFAGLVDFITSGPVVAMVWEGDGVIASARKLIGATKPLEAEPGTIRGDLAINIGRNVIHGSDAPETAEFEIGLWFQPSELSDWTPSDQGWRTEG, encoded by the coding sequence ATGGCCGAACGCACTTTCATCGCCATCAAGCCCGATGGCGTCCAGCGTGGTCTCGTGGGCGAAATCCTTGGTCGCTTCGAGCGCAAGGGATTCAAGTTGGTGGGTCTCAAGCAGCTCACCCCCAGCCGGGAACTGGCAGAGCAGCACTACGGCGTGCATAAGGAGCGTCCTTTCTTTGCTGGTTTGGTCGACTTCATCACCTCCGGCCCTGTGGTGGCGATGGTGTGGGAGGGCGATGGCGTCATCGCCAGTGCCCGCAAGCTGATCGGTGCCACCAAGCCCCTCGAGGCCGAGCCCGGCACGATCCGCGGTGATCTGGCGATCAACATCGGCCGCAATGTGATCCACGGCTCCGATGCTCCCGAAACCGCCGAGTTCGAGATCGGCCTGTGGTTCCAGCCCTCCGAGCTGAGCGACTGGACCCCGTCGGATCAGGGTTGGCGCACCGAGGGCTGA